In one Mucilaginibacter sp. PAMB04168 genomic region, the following are encoded:
- a CDS encoding FadR/GntR family transcriptional regulator yields MKSITETLPATQPESSVDKIIRELKQLIVSGQLKPGDRLPAERSLSEKFGVGRSYVREAILKLEFYGLLKTNPQSGTYVSGLSIKVIDNIINDIIKLNKDNFSALIEARYYLELDAVKLAAERRSQADLEAIEQALLDYETKTLANQDAVEEDMLFHIMIARAANNSVIESMILVLIPDLIKTIIENKVCGENRGKTAMKEHRAILEALKAGDIDAAEDAMAQHLDEILQISRTDYTAKKIINNQ; encoded by the coding sequence ATGAAGTCAATTACTGAAACACTGCCGGCTACGCAGCCTGAAAGTTCTGTTGATAAAATCATCAGGGAGTTAAAGCAACTGATCGTCTCCGGCCAGTTAAAGCCTGGGGATAGGTTACCGGCCGAGCGATCCTTGTCCGAAAAATTTGGTGTAGGTCGCAGCTATGTTCGCGAAGCTATTTTGAAACTGGAGTTTTATGGCTTACTAAAAACTAATCCACAAAGTGGCACTTACGTTTCAGGCTTAAGTATTAAGGTGATTGATAATATTATTAATGATATCATAAAGCTTAACAAAGACAATTTCAGCGCATTAATTGAAGCGCGGTATTATTTGGAACTAGACGCGGTTAAACTGGCGGCCGAGCGCAGAAGCCAGGCCGACTTGGAAGCCATTGAGCAGGCTTTGCTTGATTATGAAACTAAGACCCTGGCAAACCAGGATGCGGTAGAAGAGGATATGCTCTTTCATATCATGATAGCGCGTGCCGCTAACAACTCTGTTATCGAATCTATGATACTGGTATTAATTCCTGACTTGATTAAAACCATTATCGAAAATAAAGTGTGTGGCGAAAACCGGGGCAAAACTGCTATGAAAGAACACCGCGCCATATTAGAAGCTTTAAAAGCAGGTGATATTGATGCTGCCGAAGATGCCATGGCACAACACCTTGACGAAATACTGCAGATAAGCCGAACCGATTATACAGCAAAAAAAATTATAAACAACCAATAA
- a CDS encoding PorP/SprF family type IX secretion system membrane protein — protein MNNSKPKPSHPHLSICKQTFCLITAFCCFIAAQNCKAQQLFNYTQYMHNLVPVNTAAAVLEQAESVNVVIRRQLTGIEGAPSTFIFNGQLPIESIGATAGLVLLNDQFAIERLTEINAFLAKRIRLAQGGQYLSVSLNLGIRRYTANYSSLDATDPQFRNDVRESRPNIGFGILYHSARYYLGVAVPEFTTRSLGQASLVDNSFFSSHYNFSGAYLLGDEGGEVRVKPSVLASYAKDLPLVCNFSTTLYLKSTLGLGANYRTNKEMAGILSYTSDLLKVGYSYQFGTVNNNVVNGFRNNTHEITFTYRFGNNLGNRSLL, from the coding sequence ATGAATAACTCAAAACCAAAACCATCACATCCACACCTATCTATCTGCAAGCAAACGTTCTGTTTAATAACGGCTTTTTGCTGTTTTATTGCAGCACAAAATTGTAAAGCCCAGCAACTTTTTAACTACACGCAGTATATGCACAACCTTGTGCCTGTAAATACTGCTGCCGCCGTGTTAGAGCAAGCGGAATCCGTAAACGTGGTTATACGAAGGCAACTTACAGGTATTGAGGGCGCACCGTCTACTTTCATTTTTAACGGACAACTGCCTATAGAATCCATTGGTGCAACGGCCGGCCTGGTGTTGCTTAATGATCAGTTTGCCATTGAACGCCTCACCGAAATCAACGCATTTTTGGCCAAGCGCATACGCCTGGCCCAGGGAGGTCAGTATCTCTCGGTTTCCCTGAATTTAGGAATCAGGAGGTATACTGCCAACTATTCTTCGTTGGATGCTACAGATCCGCAGTTTAGAAACGATGTAAGGGAATCAAGGCCAAATATTGGCTTTGGAATTTTGTACCATAGTGCAAGATATTATCTGGGTGTAGCCGTACCTGAGTTTACTACGCGCAGTTTAGGTCAGGCATCACTGGTTGATAACAGCTTTTTTAGCAGTCATTACAATTTTTCAGGCGCTTATCTACTGGGCGATGAAGGTGGAGAGGTTAGAGTTAAGCCCTCAGTGCTTGCCAGCTATGCTAAAGACCTGCCATTGGTTTGCAACTTCTCGACCACCTTATACCTGAAAAGTACCCTGGGCTTAGGGGCTAATTACCGGACTAACAAAGAGATGGCAGGGATTCTTTCCTATACATCAGACCTGTTAAAAGTTGGCTATTCCTATCAATTTGGTACAGTAAACAATAATGTCGTCAACGGCTTCCGTAATAATACGCATGAAATTACCTTCACCTACCGCTTCGGTAACAATCTCGGCAATCGTTCGTTGCTGTAA
- a CDS encoding glycoside hydrolase family 97 protein, with product MKKLFACLLGWVAISQVYAQPDKSISASLGKVKVQFILEEGGKPAYTVTYGAKPVINKSNLGFALADDSTFYTGFKLLSTNYEQVDESWAPVWGEVNSIRNHYQQVTVHLQQEGGKQRLLNVVFRVFEDGIGFRYEFPKQANLNYFIVTQEKTEFALASDAKAFWIPGDYDSNEYAYSTTKVSEIDNQKIVGASGDIAVRLAPDRYSVQTPLMLKSDNGLYINIHEAALRNYSSMQLHVDRSQFKLKSSLVPDAVGNMAYLHAPFHTPWRTVIVSDKAADILSSKMILNLNDPSKVENTSWIKPMKFVGVWWEMQIGKSTWSYAQSMNDVDANGKLIPSGLHGANTANVKRYIDFAARHGIPGVLVEGWNTGWEDWFGNWKEDVFDFVTPYPDFDVAALTSYARAKGVSIIMHNETSGSATNYERQLDTAYRFMNEHSYPAVKTGYVGKIIPRGEHHDGQWMVNHYARVAQKAAEHHVMLDAHEPVRPTGLQRTYPNWMASEAGRGNEYNAFSEGNLPEHETILPFTRLMGGPMDYTPGIFKLIGYTTVPNRQVHTTLAKQLALYVTMYSPLQMVADLPENYDKYPDAFQFIKDVAVDWDDTYILEAEPGDYLTIARKAKGTNEWFIGGITDEHSRTANFKLNFLPQGRTFEATIYEDGRTASFDKNPESYAVRKIKVTSKTVLQLKIAPGGGFALSIN from the coding sequence ATGAAGAAATTATTTGCCTGTTTATTGGGTTGGGTGGCCATAAGCCAGGTATATGCCCAGCCCGATAAAAGCATTAGTGCCAGTCTTGGCAAGGTTAAAGTTCAATTTATACTTGAAGAAGGAGGCAAACCAGCCTACACGGTTACTTACGGCGCAAAACCGGTGATCAATAAATCTAATTTAGGGTTTGCATTGGCCGATGATAGCACATTTTATACGGGTTTTAAACTGCTGAGTACCAATTACGAACAGGTGGACGAAAGTTGGGCGCCTGTTTGGGGTGAGGTAAACAGCATCCGGAATCATTATCAGCAAGTAACAGTTCACCTACAGCAAGAGGGCGGGAAGCAACGCCTGCTTAATGTTGTTTTTAGAGTATTTGAAGATGGTATTGGGTTCAGGTACGAATTTCCAAAGCAGGCAAACCTAAACTACTTTATTGTTACGCAAGAGAAGACCGAGTTTGCCCTGGCATCCGATGCGAAAGCATTTTGGATCCCTGGTGATTACGACTCCAATGAGTACGCTTATTCTACCACGAAAGTAAGTGAGATAGACAACCAAAAGATAGTGGGTGCGTCAGGCGATATTGCGGTACGTTTGGCTCCTGACAGGTACTCGGTACAAACACCGCTTATGCTAAAAAGCGATAACGGTTTGTACATCAACATCCATGAAGCAGCACTGCGTAACTATTCAAGTATGCAGTTGCATGTTGATAGAAGCCAGTTTAAGCTAAAAAGTAGCCTGGTGCCCGATGCCGTAGGCAATATGGCTTATCTGCATGCACCTTTCCATACGCCATGGCGTACCGTTATTGTGAGCGATAAGGCCGCGGATATTTTATCGTCTAAAATGATACTGAACCTTAATGACCCTTCAAAGGTTGAGAATACCTCATGGATAAAACCTATGAAATTTGTGGGGGTGTGGTGGGAAATGCAGATTGGTAAAAGCACCTGGAGTTATGCCCAAAGCATGAACGATGTTGATGCCAATGGCAAACTTATTCCAAGCGGCTTGCATGGCGCTAACACGGCCAACGTAAAACGCTATATTGATTTTGCAGCCAGGCATGGCATACCAGGTGTACTGGTTGAAGGTTGGAATACGGGTTGGGAAGATTGGTTTGGAAATTGGAAAGAGGACGTTTTTGACTTTGTTACCCCTTACCCGGATTTTGATGTGGCCGCGTTAACCAGTTATGCCAGGGCGAAGGGCGTAAGCATCATTATGCATAACGAAACTTCGGGATCGGCTACCAATTATGAGCGTCAGTTAGACACTGCATACCGGTTTATGAACGAACATAGCTATCCAGCTGTTAAAACAGGCTATGTAGGCAAAATCATTCCACGCGGAGAGCATCATGATGGGCAATGGATGGTAAATCACTATGCGCGGGTAGCGCAAAAAGCAGCCGAGCATCATGTGATGTTAGATGCCCATGAACCTGTAAGACCAACCGGCTTACAACGCACCTATCCAAACTGGATGGCAAGTGAGGCTGGCCGTGGTAATGAGTACAATGCGTTTAGCGAAGGTAACTTACCCGAACATGAAACCATTTTACCGTTTACGCGCTTAATGGGCGGCCCAATGGACTATACGCCCGGGATATTTAAACTAATAGGTTATACCACCGTACCTAATAGGCAGGTGCATACTACACTGGCTAAGCAACTGGCTTTGTACGTAACCATGTACAGTCCGCTGCAAATGGTTGCCGATTTGCCCGAGAATTATGATAAGTATCCTGATGCCTTTCAATTTATTAAAGATGTAGCCGTAGATTGGGATGATACTTACATACTGGAAGCCGAACCCGGCGATTACCTTACCATTGCGCGTAAGGCAAAAGGTACAAACGAGTGGTTTATAGGAGGCATTACTGATGAGCACTCCCGTACAGCAAATTTTAAATTGAATTTTCTTCCTCAAGGCCGAACATTCGAGGCAACAATTTACGAAGATGGCAGGACAGCTAGTTTCGATAAAAATCCTGAAAGCTACGCTGTTCGAAAGATCAAAGTAACTTCAAAAACAGTATTACAATTAAAGATTGCCCCTGGTGGTGGATTTGCATTAAGTATCAATTAA
- a CDS encoding Ig-like domain-containing protein — MRNLSLTVLIILFSCALSRAVVTEANTGHALAIDDGLGVGDEPHNWIANLDPLSIALRASTTTKAPHIIYYTNKDGIPGGAFYKKLSNFNAGPTVTTTPAQAISATFVTMGGNVTNNGGSAVTERGIVYDTDYNPTTASTHKIVLGSGTGSFSKVETGLAPNRLYVYRAYAINSEGTSYGENQTFTTKGITEATSITRNNPVTSNAQSVSYTVNLSQAVTGVKASNFTIPSTGLATPPAITNISGSGSVYVVTLNTGTGSGSFQLALSNTNGVEPFIGNLPVYGGSYTIDRQLPQVTIAGTPTGPSTAFPVMVTFSKPVTGFTASDINTSNATVSNFTGSGDYYTFQLTPTSGGKTQVTIPAGAALDGVGNGNSEKSFSFNAYPTVTTTAAQAISATFATMGGNVTDDGGLPVTERGIVYDTDYNPTTASTNKIVLGSGTGSFSKVETGLAPNRFYVYRAYAINSLGTSYGENQTFTTKMPTEVMSITRNYPMNTTSDFVSYNITLSQPVTGLTVSNFTVPATGFITPPAIRDLIGSGNSYVVTLSTGTGSGTFQLGFSNTAGIEPAIANLPFYGGSYTVNRDQVNVTISGTATGQQTAFPVRVTFSNPVTGFTASDIVTINATVSNFTGSGDDYNFLLTPVASGPIKITVPAGVAIDAKGTGNLEASADFRYLAVVRTDSATLLSATEARLFGTILSNGGLQITERGLVYSTNPDPTITSGTKLVASELDNFADIARNLLLNTLYYFKAYALNDLGVSYGEQLSFTTNSQARVLSITRNDPAVTDAPKVRYTIKFSQPISRLYAENLKLVTTGFNLKPALDGSMGITGSGTEFVVTIRTGTGSGTLQLSFDNSNFIDPPVVGTIPFNGEVYTITRPDKPASIVTTSPGNVIFTPSAFNDFVDTGVSVSGDKNANLSGARITITNFSFGDQLSTNLNLTYPVTYNRNTGVLTIFAQVTVGEAETILRSIKFSTFSNSLLTRTLNYTVSDGATTSPVATKMLIPNDYARVSTTEATSIGDTFATMGGNVTDQGGATATVTERGIVYSNHYSSTVGVDTKVVIGSGAGDFSSVVTGLTSNTFYVYRAYAINSTGISYGRDAEFTTLTAAMSATLNKNSATTNTVTSNSLNDEADSKKLVVRQALSPNGDGLNDVLYIEGIDEHPKNQLLVMSSNGNKIFETQNYDNVTRAFNGRSSVTGSMQPPGTYYYLLKYTTNGGVEKRMTGYFVLKNN, encoded by the coding sequence ATGAGAAACCTATCCTTAACTGTTCTGATTATTTTATTTAGTTGCGCCTTGAGCAGGGCTGTTGTTACAGAGGCTAACACAGGCCATGCCCTGGCCATTGATGATGGATTAGGCGTAGGCGATGAACCCCATAACTGGATTGCCAATTTAGACCCATTAAGTATAGCATTACGGGCTTCCACCACAACCAAAGCACCCCATATTATCTATTACACCAATAAGGATGGCATTCCAGGCGGTGCATTTTATAAAAAGTTAAGCAACTTTAATGCTGGTCCAACGGTTACCACAACACCGGCTCAAGCTATAAGCGCTACCTTTGTAACCATGGGCGGTAATGTGACCAATAATGGCGGATCAGCCGTTACTGAACGCGGCATTGTGTATGATACTGATTACAACCCCACCACAGCCTCCACCCATAAAATTGTACTAGGCAGCGGCACAGGCAGTTTTTCAAAAGTAGAAACAGGCCTTGCCCCTAACCGCTTGTATGTATATCGCGCTTACGCCATAAACAGCGAGGGTACCTCTTATGGCGAAAACCAGACTTTTACCACCAAAGGCATAACGGAGGCAACTTCTATTACGCGCAACAATCCTGTAACCAGTAATGCACAAAGCGTAAGCTATACCGTTAATCTTTCTCAGGCTGTTACCGGCGTTAAAGCGAGCAACTTTACCATACCTTCAACCGGCCTTGCCACACCTCCGGCAATCACCAATATATCAGGTTCGGGGAGCGTGTATGTGGTAACGCTTAACACAGGCACCGGCAGTGGTTCTTTTCAGCTTGCATTGTCAAATACAAACGGTGTAGAACCTTTTATCGGCAACCTCCCCGTTTACGGAGGCTCTTACACCATTGACCGTCAACTGCCGCAAGTAACTATAGCAGGTACGCCCACAGGCCCCTCAACTGCTTTCCCGGTAATGGTTACATTCTCTAAACCTGTTACCGGCTTTACCGCTTCAGACATTAACACAAGCAATGCAACCGTTAGTAATTTTACCGGCAGCGGCGATTATTATACCTTCCAGTTAACGCCCACCTCAGGCGGAAAAACCCAGGTTACCATACCGGCAGGTGCTGCGCTTGATGGCGTAGGTAATGGAAATAGTGAAAAATCGTTCTCGTTCAATGCTTATCCAACGGTTACCACTACAGCGGCCCAGGCCATAAGTGCTACCTTTGCCACCATGGGCGGCAATGTGACCGATGACGGTGGCTTGCCTGTTACCGAAAGAGGCATTGTGTATGACACCGATTATAATCCTACCACAGCTTCGACTAATAAAATTGTGCTGGGCAGCGGCACAGGCAGTTTTTCAAAAGTAGAAACGGGCCTTGCTCCTAACCGCTTTTATGTGTACCGCGCTTACGCTATCAACAGCCTGGGCACTTCTTATGGCGAAAATCAAACCTTCACCACAAAAATGCCAACTGAGGTAATGTCCATAACGCGTAACTATCCTATGAACACCACATCGGATTTTGTAAGTTATAACATTACCTTATCGCAACCCGTTACCGGTTTAACTGTCTCAAACTTTACCGTGCCGGCCACGGGCTTCATCACCCCTCCTGCCATCAGAGATTTAATCGGCTCAGGTAATAGTTACGTGGTAACTTTGAGTACAGGTACCGGTAGTGGTACATTCCAGTTAGGGTTTTCGAATACAGCCGGCATTGAACCGGCTATTGCTAACCTGCCATTTTATGGTGGCAGCTATACCGTTAACCGCGATCAGGTTAATGTAACCATATCCGGTACAGCCACCGGTCAGCAAACTGCGTTCCCGGTCAGGGTAACGTTTTCTAACCCTGTAACCGGCTTTACCGCTTCAGATATCGTTACAATTAACGCTACAGTTAGTAATTTTACTGGTAGTGGCGACGATTATAACTTTTTGCTTACCCCTGTTGCAAGCGGCCCAATTAAGATCACTGTTCCGGCCGGAGTAGCTATTGATGCCAAAGGTACCGGAAACCTCGAAGCATCGGCCGATTTCAGGTACCTTGCTGTGGTTAGAACAGATTCTGCAACGCTTCTTAGCGCAACAGAGGCCCGCTTGTTTGGCACTATTCTTAGTAATGGCGGACTGCAAATAACTGAACGTGGGCTGGTGTATAGTACCAACCCAGATCCAACTATCACATCTGGCACCAAGCTGGTGGCCTCTGAGCTGGATAATTTTGCCGACATTGCCAGGAATCTGCTTTTAAATACGCTATACTATTTCAAGGCCTATGCCTTAAATGATTTGGGGGTTTCATATGGTGAGCAGTTGTCGTTTACCACAAATTCGCAAGCGCGGGTTTTATCAATAACCCGTAATGACCCGGCTGTAACTGATGCCCCAAAGGTGAGATACACCATCAAATTCTCTCAGCCTATTAGTCGTTTATATGCAGAAAACCTAAAATTAGTAACTACCGGGTTCAATTTAAAGCCAGCTTTAGATGGAAGCATGGGCATAACAGGTTCGGGTACCGAATTTGTAGTAACTATTCGTACAGGCACGGGTAGCGGAACGCTGCAGTTGAGTTTTGACAACAGTAACTTTATTGACCCGCCAGTTGTAGGTACCATTCCATTTAACGGCGAGGTATACACCATTACAAGACCGGACAAACCTGCTTCGATTGTAACGACGAGTCCTGGCAACGTTATATTTACACCAAGTGCCTTTAATGATTTTGTTGATACCGGAGTAAGCGTTTCGGGCGATAAAAATGCTAACCTTTCGGGCGCCAGAATTACAATCACCAACTTTAGTTTCGGCGACCAGCTTTCAACTAATTTAAATCTTACTTATCCGGTAACTTATAACCGAAATACAGGTGTACTTACCATCTTTGCACAGGTTACTGTGGGCGAAGCAGAAACCATATTAAGAAGCATCAAGTTTTCAACCTTTAGCAACTCGCTGCTAACCCGCACGCTAAACTACACGGTATCTGACGGTGCAACTACCAGCCCTGTTGCTACAAAAATGCTGATACCTAACGATTATGCCAGGGTATCCACAACCGAAGCTACCTCTATAGGCGACACTTTTGCTACCATGGGCGGTAATGTTACAGACCAGGGCGGGGCCACAGCAACTGTAACAGAACGGGGCATAGTATACAGTAATCATTACTCGTCTACGGTGGGTGTTGATACAAAAGTAGTTATAGGAAGTGGTGCTGGTGATTTCTCCTCAGTTGTAACAGGCTTAACTTCAAATACCTTTTATGTTTATAGAGCATATGCTATCAACAGCACAGGTATCAGTTATGGTCGGGACGCAGAGTTTACCACCTTGACCGCTGCTATGTCTGCAACCTTGAACAAAAACAGCGCTACCACAAATACAGTAACCAGTAATTCGTTAAACGATGAAGCAGACAGTAAGAAATTAGTTGTTCGGCAAGCTTTATCGCCAAACGGCGACGGTCTTAACGATGTGTTATATATTGAGGGTATTGATGAGCACCCAAAAAATCAGTTACTGGTTATGAGCAGTAACGGTAACAAAATATTTGAAACGCAAAATTATGATAATGTGACACGTGCGTTTAATGGCCGTTCCAGTGTTACAGGTTCGATGCAGCCTCCGGGCACATATTACTATTTGTTAAAATACACCACTAACGGTGGCGTGGAGAAGCGAATGACTGGATATTTTGTACTGAAGAACAATTGA
- a CDS encoding RagB/SusD family nutrient uptake outer membrane protein gives MSKKLYITSMLALAMLAGCKKDVDTTSDPSLYSTSNYPTTLNDLQSTLAPCYSILRDQNLLGFNLIPKALSNATHTANSAYNGDASWNEMANTNLSVTNSYSSGAYTSYFVGVKNCNVVLAAADLYLSKFAKGEEKTAVDLIRGQAYFLRAYYYFQLECLFGESYITTAGGGDKMGMPIYNGVPTDLASTQVSRSTVRQTWDFIENDLKQAATLLKGKVWSGDERGRVTEWAAKGLLGKAYVFTQDWANARNTLLDVIQNSGKTLMPFAKYADAFDGNSANEFNEESLFELNVDPDARGNDYGIYGGKAYNSTTINGLIWPAWALGSDGTEGGAQPLGYGNEVVHDKNILRFGYNIGTYNLVANPAFSGTPTQNNPRLIMDPVYRAKALQVRAAKTADPRLFVNTVQPWIDQVKPDGVTVYPASKPNFYAGQANTYGFSFRKYSPVNYNVNDPSPLKAGANGPADAWNQYLLRMADVYLLYAEACKGAGDNGTALEYINRVKRRAYNLPLTAPSAVDYTSLSSTTSAIGDPVLGNNPLYYERWAELFNEGGWWYDVCRWTIGASEAAYFGTALNLTGAIQWNDSKSYTWPIPLAEINSNSKIKQNPGY, from the coding sequence ATGTCTAAAAAATTATATATAACCTCAATGCTGGCCTTAGCAATGCTTGCCGGCTGCAAAAAGGATGTGGATACAACCAGTGATCCTTCGCTATACTCAACCAGTAATTATCCAACTACGCTGAACGATCTGCAGAGTACTTTGGCACCTTGTTATTCTATTTTGCGCGACCAGAACTTACTAGGTTTCAATTTAATACCTAAGGCGTTGTCAAATGCTACGCACACGGCAAATTCGGCCTATAATGGCGATGCATCCTGGAACGAAATGGCCAATACTAATTTAAGTGTCACCAATTCTTACTCGAGCGGTGCTTACACCTCATATTTTGTTGGTGTAAAAAACTGTAATGTTGTTTTAGCCGCTGCCGATTTGTATTTAAGCAAATTTGCAAAAGGCGAAGAAAAAACTGCGGTAGATCTAATACGCGGTCAGGCTTACTTTTTAAGAGCTTATTACTACTTCCAGCTGGAGTGTTTGTTTGGCGAAAGCTATATCACCACAGCCGGAGGCGGCGATAAAATGGGCATGCCGATTTACAATGGTGTGCCTACAGATTTAGCCAGCACTCAGGTTTCCCGTTCAACAGTGCGTCAAACCTGGGATTTTATAGAAAACGATTTAAAACAGGCAGCAACCTTACTAAAAGGTAAGGTTTGGAGCGGAGACGAAAGGGGTAGGGTAACTGAGTGGGCGGCAAAGGGCTTACTGGGCAAGGCCTACGTATTTACACAAGACTGGGCAAATGCCCGTAATACTTTGCTGGATGTGATACAAAACAGTGGCAAAACCCTAATGCCTTTTGCTAAATATGCCGACGCATTTGACGGTAACAGTGCCAACGAATTTAATGAGGAATCATTATTTGAATTGAACGTTGATCCCGATGCGCGCGGCAATGACTATGGTATCTATGGCGGAAAAGCCTACAACTCTACAACTATTAATGGTCTTATCTGGCCAGCGTGGGCATTAGGGAGTGACGGGACTGAAGGTGGTGCACAGCCCCTGGGTTATGGAAACGAGGTTGTGCATGACAAAAACATTCTGCGTTTTGGTTATAATATAGGTACTTATAATCTCGTAGCTAATCCAGCATTTAGCGGTACGCCTACACAAAATAACCCGCGCCTCATCATGGATCCGGTTTATCGCGCGAAAGCTTTGCAGGTTCGCGCTGCCAAAACAGCCGATCCTCGCTTGTTTGTTAATACCGTACAACCTTGGATTGACCAGGTCAAACCCGACGGCGTAACCGTTTACCCGGCTTCAAAACCTAATTTTTATGCCGGTCAGGCAAATACTTATGGTTTCAGTTTCCGCAAATATTCGCCCGTTAATTATAATGTGAACGATCCTTCGCCCTTGAAAGCTGGGGCTAATGGTCCGGCTGATGCATGGAATCAGTATCTGTTGCGCATGGCCGATGTTTACTTGTTGTATGCTGAAGCTTGTAAAGGGGCAGGTGATAACGGCACCGCGCTGGAGTATATTAACCGCGTTAAACGCCGCGCTTACAATCTGCCTTTAACGGCACCGTCGGCTGTTGATTATACTTCGTTGAGCAGCACTACATCTGCCATAGGTGACCCGGTGCTGGGCAACAACCCATTGTATTACGAGCGTTGGGCAGAGCTGTTTAATGAAGGCGGCTGGTGGTACGACGTGTGCCGCTGGACAATAGGAGCATCTGAAGCTGCATATTTTGGCACGGCATTAAATCTTACCGGTGCAATTCAATGGAACGATAGCAAATCATACACCTGGCCTATACCGCTGGCCGAGATTAACAGCAATAGTAAAATCAAGCAAAATCCGGGATATTGA